One genomic window of Gossypium hirsutum isolate 1008001.06 chromosome D11, Gossypium_hirsutum_v2.1, whole genome shotgun sequence includes the following:
- the LOC121223197 gene encoding uncharacterized protein: MNYLTGSSSNLRNDPTDLVVLDLDEMVEARVELPKQLEDRYRWVEEKLKVMENADYHCGVDAKGLSLVPDLVFPPKFKAPEFEKYNGTNCLEAHITMFCRRMTGYIDNDQLLIHCFQDSLIGSAAKWYNQLSRANIHSWKDLAQAFMKQYGHVEDMAHDKITLMNLEKKQTPFINHMLGRATMSFSDMVMSGEMIENAIRSGKIDSGESVKGLTLKNKENEVSNLSMYNEGYPKSVTMGQPRVITAGYQSINIVSKKGVGEENTLGIVLNSGTAEKIPVFFRANSE; this comes from the exons ATGAACTACCTTACAGGCTCAAGTTCCAATCTAAGGAACGATCCAACTGATCTTGTAGTTCTTGATTTAGACGAAATGGTAGAAGCAAGGGTAGAACTACCAAAGCAACTCGAAGATCGGTATAGGTGGGTGGAAGAAAAACTCAAAGTAATGGAGAATGCAGATTACCATTGCGGGGTTGACGCTAAGGGtctaagtttggtcccagatctAGTATTCCCGCCGAAATTCAAGGCtccagaatttgaaaaatataatgggactaatTGTCTTGAAGCTCACATCacaatgttctgtcgaagaatgacaggatacatTGATAACGATCAACTGttaattcattgcttccaagatagtctGATCGGGTCTgctgccaaatggtacaaccagttGAGCCGTGCCAATATCCACTCATGGAAGGACTTGGCACAGGCTTTCATGAAGCAATATGGTCACGTGGAAGACATGGcacatgataaaattacactGATGAACttggaaaagaagcaaa CCCcattcattaaccacatgttgggaagagctaccatgagcttctcagatatGGTAATGTCTGGCGAGATGATTGAAAACGCCATAAGAAGTGGGAAAATAGATTCGGGAGAAAGCGTCAAAGGATTAACcctaaagaacaaagaaaatgaagtAAGCAACCTGAGCATGTATAATGAAGGATATCCCAAATCGGTCACTATGGGCCAACCGAGGGTCATAACCGCCGGCTATCAAAGCATTAACATCGTATCTAAAAAGGGGGTTGGTGAGGAGAACACACTTGGAATTGTTTTGAATAGTGGGACTGCAGAAAAGATCCCTGTATTTTTTAgagctaattcagagtaa